The Deltaproteobacteria bacterium genome segment CCATTCCGGGGTTCGGGTCCAGCGCCTGGCGCAGCTCGGCATGGGTCAACACCATGCCTTCGAGCGCGCACTCATGGTAGATCCACGACAGCTCGTACTTCTCGAGAAAGTCTTGGGTTTCCCGCGGGCGCTCCCGCATCAGCTCCCGTACGTCCTCGGTGCGGTCATCGAGGTCCAGGTACTGGGTCCGGCTCATGCTGCTGCGCTCCTTTGCCGTGCGAACTCAGCGATTTAGCTTGCTCGTAGAGCGGTCAGGCTAGCAAGTTCGCGGATGAGTCGTCAATGGAAAATTCGGCTGCGGTGGTACGCCTTCCTGCTACATGGGGGCGACCCGCCCGCTTTCCGGACGACCACGCCCCCGATTCGCCTGTACGTTGAGCGAACAAGGCCCTTCATCGCGACATTCCGTCGCGATATGAAGAAGTTACGATGCAGCGCGTCACGTCATGTACCGCACGGATTGGGCACATTCACGCGTTGCTCGAGCCTGTAGGTGAATAGGGACCTGTCCCTACCTGGCGACGGCGCGCTTCCCGTTCGCTTCCGCCTGCGCTGGCGCATCCACGGGCGTGAGCCACTCCGCATACCGCGGCTCGAGCCCGCGCACTGCGCGGAAGAACGTCGCCTGGATTTCGCGGGTGATCGGGCCCATCTCGCCCGCCCCGATGCGCCGATCGTCGACCTCGCGGACGGGCGTGATCTCCGCCGCCGTGCCGCACATGAACGCCTCGTCGCCGCAGTAGAGATAGTCGCGGCTGAAGCGGCGCTCCTCCACCGGAATTCCCTTGTCCTTGGCGATGCGAAGGATGGACTCGCGCGTGATCCCTTCGAGGATTCCTCCCGCGACCGGCGGCGTGTAGAGGACGCCGTCGCGGACGAGGAAGACGTTCTCTCCGGTGGCCTCGCCGACGTATCCCTGCTGGTCGAGGAGGATCGCTTCGTCGTATCCCGCCATCAGCGCCTCGCGCTTGGCGAGGACGCCGTTCAAGTAATGGCCGGTGACCTTCGCGCGCGTCGGGTCCGAGTTCATGTGCATGCGCGTGTACGAGCTGATCTTGACCCGGATGCCTTTCTTCAGCCCCTCGTCGCCGAGGTACGCGCCCCAGTACCAGGTGGCGATGCAGAGGCGCACCGGGTTGACGGCGCCCACGCCCATCAGCCCGTCCGCGTAATAGGCGATGGGCCGCAGGTATCCCTCGTTCATCTTGTTCGCGACCATCACCTGCTTGCAGGACTCGAAGACCTGCTCCTTGGTAAAGGGCATCTCCATCAGGCAGATCTTTGCGCTCTCGAAGAGGCGGCGGACGTGCTCGCGGAGGCGGAAGATCGCTCCGCGACCGTCGGGCTGCGGATAGCAGCGGATGCAACGTCGGGCGCTCTTAGCACGCCGGCGCCAGGTAATGAAAGATGCAGCGCTTCAGATCAACCGCCAAGCACGCCATGCACGCCGAGCAGAGCGCTTGGGGCGGGCACGCACATCCCCAACCTTGGCGTGCTTGGCGTGCTTGGCGGTGAAGCTTTTAGCTTGGCAGTGGGGGGATTGGGGCGAGGAGGCGCTGGAGGGTGGGAAGCTCGTCGAGGAGCTCTTCCTTCGCCGAGCGCACGACGCTTTGCAGGGCGCGCTGGCTGGGCAGAAGCGCGAGCGGCGACAGCGTCTTGCGAAATGCCTTGTACACGTGCGCGTAGGGCCGGTTGCGCGTCACCGCCGGAGCGGCGACGCTCTGCAGGGGGAGCCAGAGCGGCGTCATCAACCGCGGCGCGAACCCGTCGAGGGCGAAGATCACGACGTTCCGGCTGCCGCTGCCGGGAAGCCCGGCGCGCTGCACGTGCTGCCAGGCCGTTCGCACGGGCACATTGTCGACCACGCCGCCGTCGCAGAGGCGGAGCAGATCGTGTCGCTCGAGCAGACCATCGAGCAGCTCGCGCATGCGCGGATCGTCACGCAGCACGTCGTAGTGGATCACGCCCGGGACGCTGGCCGAGAACCCGGCAGCGTCGATGGCGTCGGCCTGGCGCGTCTCCTCGGAGGCGCCGAACACGAGGCGCGTCGTGATCCGCGGGATCCGCGCAAGCTCGGAGATCGCCGCCGTGAGCCTCTGCACGTTGCGGTGCAGCGCGCGCACGCCCCAGCGCGAAGGATCCGGATCGGGCACGCCGAGCATCGACTCGTACTCCTCGAGCGGGCGGGGAAGCTTGCCACGGCGGATCCCGGTGACGGTGACGAGCAGGGGGATCGGCAGGTCGGACATCCGCACCGGCGAGCCGTCCGGGTGGCGGAACCAGTGCCCGATCGCTGCCCGCAGATGGAGACGCAGCGGACCGGGCAGGCCGTAGACGCTGGGCTGCGGCACCAGGCGGAAGATCTTCCGGTAAGTGAGGTCCTGGAGGATTTCCGGGATGCGCGCCAGGTCGAAGCGGCGCTCCCGCGCGCGAAAGAGCCCGAGGATCGCTCCCATCGAGCTGCCGGCGATCAGCGCCGGCTGCAGCCCGGCGGCCTCCAGCAGGGCAAATGCAGCGAGGTGCACGTACCCGGTGCCGCCTCCGCCGCCGCAGACGAGCACGAGATGGCGCTCGCGCACTTCGCGATCGAGCCGATCCGCCGGCAGCCGATGGCCGAGCTGCTGCGCCACCTGCTCCAGCGCCGCCGTGGCGATCCGGTACGACTCGCGCGCTGCGGGGAGTAGCTCGTGTGGCGCCGCCAGCATCGGCCGCTGCGGATCGAGCAGCGGCCAGAGCACCTGGACCAACTGCTCGCGAAACGGGCGCAGGATGGCGGCCACCGCGACGTCGCGGCCGTCGGGCGCCCGCACGTGCCAGCAGCGGCTCAACGCCAGCGCGTAACGGATGGCGGTTTCGTCGCGTTCGTCGAGGCGACCGCGCGCCGCCACCGCCGCCCGCGCGAGCTGGGCCTCCATGGCGGTGACGGGGCCGACCTCCGCGAATCTCTCTTGCAGCAGGGTCATGCGGAGGTGCGCTCGCGCACGACGCTCATGCGGCTCCCAGGACGCGCAAGAAGGCCTGGCGGATGCCGGCCGCCGTGCGCTGGTAGTCGGAAAGCAGGTCATCTCCCGCGCGCGGCCCCGAGTACCCCATGCGGCGGGCGAGGCGGAGAAGCTCGGCGCCGCCCTCCGGCAGGCGATCCACCGAGCGATCGCGGACGATCCGCAGGCGCGATTCCAGCCGGCGGAGGAAGCGGTAGCCGCGGGCGAGCGGCGCGTGGTCCTGCGCGGCCAGATGGCCATGCTCGAGCAGCAGGCCGAGCGCCTGCGGCGTGTTCGCCGATCGGATCTGCGGATCATCCGCGCCGTGGGCGAGTTGGAGGAACTGGACCGCGAACTCCACGTCGACGAGCCCTCCGCGCCCCAGCTTGGAATTGTACCGGCCGGGAGATTCGTCGGCAATTTCGCGCTCGATTCGCTCGCGCATGGAGAGCAGCTCCTTCGCGGCGGCGGCGCGATCGATCGGCCGGTACACGCTCGGCTCGATGACCTGCGCGAATGCGCGCTCGAACAGCGCCTCGTCGCCGGCGACGGGGCGGAGGCGGAGCAGGGCCTGCCGCTCCCAGAGTCGAGCCTCGCGCCCGTGGTAGGAGGCGAGCGCGTCGAACGAAACCACCAGCGGACCCGCGCTGCCGCTCGGGCGGAGCCGGGTGTCGATCCGATAGAGGAATCCTTCCCGCAGCGGCAGGGTGAGGTGGCTGATCAGCTTCTGCGCGATCCGCGCAAAGTATTCGTGGTTGGCGCCATGCTCACCGGCGCTGGAATAGAGGAAGAGGAGGTCGAGATCGGAGTGATAGCCGAGCTCGCGGCCCCCGAGCTTCCCCAGCGCGAGCACGACCATCTCGGCATCGCGCTTGCCGTAGCGCTTCTCGATCTCCGCTTCGACGGCGAGCGCGCCGGCGACGTCGTGCAGCGCGATGCGCAGCACCTCCTCGTTGCGGAAGCGGCGCAGCTCGGTGAGCGCCGCCTCCACGTCGAGCGGCGAAAGCGGCCGCAGCCGGTTGGCGAGGTCGTCGCGCAGATCGGCGCGCTCGCGCACGAGGGCAGCAGCGCCGCGCAGGACGAGCTGGTCGATCAGCTCCGGATGTGTCAGGAGCTGCCGCGACAGGTAGTCGCTGGAGCCGAAGAGCGAAATGAGCAGCCTCGTGGTGCGCGGGCTCTGCGCGAGCAGCTCGCTGGTGGCATGGGGATGGACGGGTCCGCCGTACAGGTCGGCGAGGTGCCGCAAGGCCTGATCGGGATCGGGCGCCGCGGCGAGCTCGGTGACCAAAGCGGCGCCGAGCGGCTGCGCCTGCTGGAACGGGGTGCCGCGCTTTTGAGCCAGCCGCGCCAGCTCCTCGGCGCTCGCATCCGGCTGATCGAATCCCAGCTCCGCCAGCGCTGCCGCGCGCTGCTCGGGGGTGGCGTCCGGATCGGCGGCCGCCGCGGCACGCGGATCCTCGGAAGGGCCGCTTCCGGAAGCGACGCGCAGCAGATCCTTGAACCGCGCCTCGACGCGGCTGCGGTGCAGCGCAAGATCAGCGCTCATCGCGGATGCGTCCTGGTAGCCGGTGCGGCGCGCGAGCCGCTGGTTCTCGCGAACGTCCTCCGGCATCGAGTGCGTCTGTCGCTCGGCGAGCATCTGCACGCGGTGCTCCAGCCGCCGCAGGACGACGTACGCCTCGGCCAGCTCGTCGCGGTCGCGGCTGGAGATCAGGCCTGCATAGAGCAGGCGATCGAGCGCCTTCATCGTGCCGCGCACGCGCAGGTTGGGATCGCGGCCGCCGTGCAGGAGCTGCAGCGCCTGTACGAAGAACTCGATCTCCCGGATGCCGCCGCGGCCGAGCTTGAGATCGATGCCCGGCGCCCGCGCCGCTTCCTTCTCGGCGCGCGCCTTGAGCTGCCGCATCTCGTCGATGGCCTTGAGGTCGAAGTACTTGCGGAACACGAACGGGACGAGCCTGCGCAGCGCGTCCTCGCCGGCGTCCAGATCGCCTGCGATTGGGCGGGCCTTGAGCAGCGCGAAGCGTTCCCAGGCGGCTCCCTGGGACTCGTAATAGAGCTCGAGGCCGCGGATGGCGTTGACGATGGGTCCGCTGCGCCCCTCGGGCCGCAGATCGAGATCGACGCGGAAGACGAATCCGCCTTCGGGCGTCGCACCCGGAGAACCCACCGACGCCGTGACGGCTTCCGCGAGCCGGGCGTAGAAGGCGAAGTGATCGATCGGATTGGCGCCCTGCGTCCGTCCATCCTTGTCATAGACGTAGAGGACGTCTGCGTCGGAGGAGAAGTTCAGCTCCTCGCCGCCCAGCTTTCCCATCCCGAGGACGCAGAAACCCGAAGGACCGCCGGCGCTGCGCTCCGCCGGAGGCCCGTGCAGCGCGCAGAGCCGGCGGTAGTGGAATTGCACCGCCGCCTCGAACGCGCGCTCGGCGAGGCGGGAGAGATCCCGGGTCACGTCGGGGATGGAGGCGCCCGAGAGATCGTTGAGGGCAATCCGCAGCATCTCGACCTGCTTGTGGGCGCGCAGCCGGCGCGCGAACGAGACGCCGTCCTTGCAGCGAGAGGCGCGCAGCGGAGCGGGTCGTTCCGGGAACTGGCTCGAGGCGAGCAGATCGAGGAGGCGAGGGCGGGCGGCGATGATCTGCGCGAGAAACCTCGATGCCGCGCTGATCCGGACGAGCGGCGCAAGCGCCTTGCGTGAAGCGGCTCCGCCGTACCGATCCTTCCGCGAGGAAAGGGCGCGAACCGAACCTGCGAGCGCTCCATCCGGGTCGGCGCTCGCGGCGCAGAGCGCGAGGAGCTCCGCGGCCGGCAACCCGGTTTCCGCCGGAATGCGGGCCCCGAGCCGCTCTGCCCGGTCGGCGTCCTCCCAGCCGGGCGCCGGTTGCGTTCGCGAGGTTCCGTGCACGGCTCCCGAGTGTAGCAGCGGCCCAGCGATTGCCGCGCCAAACCCGCGTCGCTATGCTCAAATTCATGGTGTCGCCCAGGGGACGCGAGGCGCTCGCACCAGAGACGTTTCGTCCCTGGATGGCGCTGCGCACCGTCGTCATGGGCGCGGCGACGCTCTGGATCGCCGTGTTCCTGGCGCTGGCCTTGATGCAGGGCGCGACGCGGTCGTCGTTCTTCTCCGCCGCGTTCTTCGTGGTGCTCTTCACCGCCTGCTCGTTCTTCTACAACCGCCTGGCGTTCACGGTGACCGACACCGGCCTCACCGTGCGGACGGTGGCCGCCGAGCGGACGGTTTCCTTCAGCGACATCCTGCGCGTCGACGTGGTGCCCGGCCTGCTCGGGACGTCCTACGCGGTCCGCACGCGCCTCGGGTCGCTGACGTTCTCCTCGCTTCTTGCGGGGCACCAGCGCCTCTGCGACTTGATCGTCCGCGGCGCCCGACTCAGTTAGCGCGGGCCGCCGAAGGCGGCTTAGGCGATATGCTGTTGCTGGCTGTTTCCGCGAAGGTGGAAACAGCCTTGAAAAGCCAATGCGCGCGGCCGTCGTCCTGCTGATCCTCTCGATCGGGTGCAAGCGCGACCCTGCGTACGTAGTGCATCGCACGAGCGGTCCCATGGCCATCGACGGGGTGCTCGCGGAATCCGGCTGGGGCAGGGCGGAAAAAGCGGGTCCGTTCGTGCGCAGCCTGGACGGCAAGCCCGCGACCGCGGCGACCGAGGCGCGGCTCCTCTGGGACGACGACCATCTGTATGTCGCGTTCCTCTGCGAGGACGCGAACGTCTCCGGCGCGTTCTTCAAGGACGACGAGAAGCTCTACACCTCCAACGTCGTCGAGATCTTCCTCAATCCTTCGGGCGACGGCTCGCACTACGACGAGATCGAAGTGGCGCCGACAAATGCCCTGTTCGATGCGAGCTTCGCCGGAGGACCACGCCAAGGCATGGATCTGTCCTGGTCGTCGCGCGCGCGGCATGCCGTGCACGTGGACGGGACGCTCAACGACCCGCGCGACGTCGATCGGGGATGGACAGTAGAGCTGGCCATTCCCTTCGCCTCGCTCACCGGCATGCCGAAGCCGCGGCCGCAGCGCGGCGACCGGTGGAGGTTCAACCTGTACCGGCTGCGGCAGGGTCCCGGGCAGGCGGGGGAAGGACAGGCCTGGTCACCGCCGATGCGCGGCGACTTTCACGCACTCGATCGATTCGCCACGCTGCGGTTCGAGGATTAACGCCAGCTTGCGACTCGAAGCGTTCGCCCGTCGCTTTCCGCTACGATCGCGCCGGTCGCGGTGAGAAAATGCTGACCCGGTGTGCGCACGAGCACCTCTTCGTTCGGGAACCCGAACCGGTTGCCGGCGCCGACCGAATAGACGGTGAACGCCGGCGCCACACGGCGAAGGAACGCTTCTGTGCTGCTCGTCCGGCTGCCGTGGTGCGGCGCCTTGAGAAGCTGGGCGCGAATCTCCGCGGTCCCTTGCGCCAGGTCCGCCTCCGCCAGCGCCTCGACATCTCCTGCGAAGAGCGCCGCAACGTCGCCGTGGACGAGGCGGAGGACGATGGAATTGTCGTTCAGCGACCATTCCGGCTCGAACCGCGAGGCGACCTCTATGCGCACGCCGCCGAGCACCCGATCATGGGGATCGCGCACCGGAATCCTGCGCTCCGCCGCCCGAGTGCGCACCGCGGAGGCGATGGCATCGCGCTCCGGCGTCATCCACAGCTCGCCCACCGGCATGCGGTCGAGCACGGTCAACAGGCCGCCGGCATGGTCGGGGTGCGGATGCGTGAGCACGACGACGTCGAGGCGGCGGATCCCGAGCTCGGCCAACGCGGGGACGACGTCGCGTGCGCCGGGATCGAACTTTCCCGGCCAGCGCAGGTCGCCGCCGGCATCGATCAACATCGAGGCGCCGCCCGGGAACTGGACCACGGCGGAGTCTCCCTGGCCCACCGCGAGGAAGGTGATGGTCATCCCGTTCCGGGCGGAAGCGAGCGCCGCGCGCATGCCCGCGACCAAGGCGAGCAGCGCCCAGGGAACGAGCGCGAAGCGGAAGCTCCTCCGCGTGCAGAGCGCCACTCCGCCATACCAGAGGAGGCACGCGAGCAATCCCGGCGCGGCGATGACGATGGTGGCGAACGGCAGCGAGGCGAAGAAATGCGACGCCGCCAATGTCGCTCCGGCGAGCACATCCGCGATCCACCACAGGATCACGAGATCGAACGGAACGAGAAGCGTGGCGATGGGGATGGCCGCCAGGCCGGGGAGGAGCCCCAGCGCGTTTGCCGCCACCGAGACGAGCGAAAGGCGATGGAAGGCCGCAGCCAGCAGCGGCGCGGTGCAGAGTGCGGCGGCGGCCGTCGCGCAGGCGAGGCCGAGGAGGTGCTCGAGGAAGCGCCGCCACCAGCGAGCGCCGGTTGGCGGAAGCGGCAGCGGGAGCAGGTCGCGGATGGGACGGGCCAGGAGGATGAGGCCGGCGATGCCGGCGATGGAAAGCTGCAGGGCGAGATCGTGTGCCGCCGCCGGATCGACTGCCGCGCAGGTGGCGGCAGCGAAGGCCAGCGTGGTCAGGGAGTCCGGGCGCCGCGCCAGCGCCGAGCCGAGGAGGCCGACGCATGCGCCGGTGCCGGCGCGGATCGCCGGCCATGGCGAGCCGAGCAGCAACACCTCGAATGCGGCAAAGGGAAGAGCGGCAGCGGCGGCAGCGACACCCGCGCCCATCCGGTCTGCCCACGGCGTACGCAGCCACGCCCGCCTCGCCAGCTCGCGGACCAGCAGCGCCACCACCGCGAGGTGCAGCCCGGAGCTCGCGAGCAGGTGCACGAGCCCGCTCGCGGCCATCTCGTCCTCCACTTCGCGGGACAGGCCGGTCCGGTCGCCGACCGCCAACGCGGTCACCAGCGCGGCCCGCTCCTTCGAGGTGCAGGTCGCCGCGGCGCGCTCGGAGAATCTCGCTCGGAGCTCGTCGAACCATCGCCAGATGCGTGGGCCGGGCTGCAGGACCTCGACGACCTCGGCGCTTCCTTCGACCCCGATGCCGCTCGCCGCGAGCTGCGCGCGCCGATCGCGGCCACCGGGGTTCAGCCGTCCCGGCGGAACGTGCACTTGTCCGAAGAACCGTGCCCGATCGCCGCGATGTACGGCGAGCCCGCGCAGGCGGAGCGAGATCAGTCCCTCGGGAACCCGGACGATTCCAGGAGCGACGACGGTCCCCTCGAAATCCTCGGTCAGAGCAAAAGACGAGGGCTGCTCCTGCGCCGCTCCGCGCAAAAGGCCCAGCGCGAGGCCCAATGCGGCGGCCCGCGCAGGACGCCACGAGGCGAACGGCAACGCGGCAAAAGCCCACCACCACTGCGAGGAGATGCCGAAATAGGCGCCGGCAAGAAATGCCGCAGACGCAACCAGCAACGGCCGGACGCCCACGCCCCCCTCCCCCGAAAACCCCTTGCGCCCGAAAATCCGCGTGTGGGCAAATGCCTACATCGACCGCACGCGGGCCGGCCACGCTACACCCCAATTCGGATCGACGTCAAGCCCACCCTTGACTCCGCATGGCGCTGTGTGTTAAAAGCCCCTTCCTATGCAGACTTTCAAGGTCGGCGACAAAGCCGTCTACCCGGGCCAGGGTGTCGGCGAGGTCATGGGGATCGAGCACAAGGACATTGCCGGCCAGCGGCAGTCCTTCTACGTCCTCAAGATCATGGAAAACGGGATGAAAATCCTGATTCCCATCAATAAAGTCGGCTCTGTCGGGCTGCGGTCGCTGATCGACGAAAAGGCCGTCAACAAGGTCTATACGATCCTGAAGCAGAAGGATATTTCGGTCGATTCCGCCACCTGGAACCGGCGGTATCGCGAGTACATGGAGAAGATCAAGACTGGCTCCGTGTTCGAGATCGCCGAAGTGCTGCGCGACCTCTACCTGCTCAAGTTCGACAAGGATCTGAGCTTCGGCGAGCGCAAGATGCTCGACACGGCGCGCAACCTCCTGATCAAGGAACTTTCCCTCGCCAAGGGCGTCAACGAGGACGACATCGAGGGCGACCTGAAAACGATCTTCAACTGCTGACCAGCCGCTGTACAGGCTGCGGGCGTGGGCACCGAGCAAGTGCCTGCGCCCGTGGCGCTTCGAGCCCCTGAAAAGGCGACCCATGCCGCTGCGCGTCTTCAACACCCTCACGAACGAGAAGCAGGAGTTCCGGCCGCTGCGGCCGGGACGCATCGGGATCTACGTCTGCGGCATCACGGTCTACGACCTCACCCATGTCGGGCACGCCCGGATGCTCACGGCATTCGACGTTGCGGTCCGCTTCCTTCGCTGGGCGGGGTGGGACGTCGCCTTCGTCCGCAACTGGACCGACGTCGACGACAAGATCATCCGGCGCGCCAACGAAAGCGGGCAGGATCCGAAGCGGTTCGCCGAGCACTTCATCGAGGAATGCCGCCGCGACATGCGGGCGCTCGGGATCCTGCCGGCTGACGTCGAGCCGAAGGCGACCGATCACATTCCGGAGATGCAGGCGCTGATCGCGCGCTTGATCGAGCGCGGCAACGCGTACGCCTCGCAGGGCGACGTCTACTTCGCAGTCCGCTCCTTCCCCGGGTACGGCAAGCTCTCCAGGCGCAACCTCGACGACCTGCAGGCGGGCGCCCGCGTCGAGCCGGGAGAGCAGAAGCGCGACCCGCTCGATTTCGCTCTCTGGAAGGCCGCGAAGCCCGGAGAGCCCGCGTCGGTGACCTGGGACAGCCCCTGGGGGCCGGGGCGTCCGGGATGGCACATCGAGTGCTCCGCGATGTGCCAGAAGTACCTCGGCACCACCTTCGACGTGCACGGGGGCGGCAAGGACCTGGTCTTTCCCCACCACGAGAACGAGATCGCCCAGAGCGAAGCCGCAAGCGGTCAGGACCTGGCGCGCTACTGGGTCCACAACGGGTTCGTTACGCTCGATGCGGAGAAGATGAGCAAGTCGCTGGGCAATTTCCGCACCCTGCGCGACCTGTTCGCCCACTGGGACGGCGAGGCGCTGCGCGCATTTCTCCTTTCGACGCACTACCGCCATCCGATCAACTTTACGGATGCGGCCCTCGCCGAGGCGGACGGGCGCGTCGAGTACTTCTACGAAACGCTCGCGAAGGGCGACGCATACCTGGCTCAGAAGAAGTTCTCGGCCCCGTCGAACATGGAACTGGCCGAGGAACAGGTGCATCCATTCCGGGAAGCGATGGAGGACGACTTCAACACCGCCGACGCGCTGGCCCGCCTCGAACGCCTCTACAGCACGCTCAACGCCCGCATCGACGCGAAGGCGCGGCCCCCGGAAGTGGCGGCATTGCTGCACACGGCACGCACCCTCTCGCAGGTCCTCGGCGTGGCAGCGCGTGCGCCCCTGGAAGCGATTCGGGAGCGACGGCGGCTCGCGGCGGCGCGGAAAGGAATCGATCCCGTCTGGGTCGAAGAGCGCATCGGCGCGCGGCTCGCCGCGCGCAAGGCGAAGGACTTCGCGCGCGCGGACGCGATCCGCGCGGAGGTCACTGCGCGCGGCCTGGAGCTCCGCGACGGGCCGGGTGGCACCGACTGGCGGGTGCTTCCGTGAACCGGCTGCGGACCGAGCGACTGGAACTGGTGCAGCTGGACCATTCCTGCATCGAGGCCTGGATCGCCCGCGACGCGAACAAGCTGGAAGAGCTGACCGGAGCGCGGTTTCCCGAGCCGGTGGACGCGCCGCCGCTCTTCGACGCCGATCTCCCGCGGATCCTCGACACTCTCGCCGACGGCCGGTCGGCGGGTCCCTGGCTCTTCGTGCTCAGAGACACCCGCGAGCCGGTCGGCGCCGGCGGGACCGCGGCGATGGGCGATGGCACGCTCTTTCTCGGATACTCCATCTGGCCGAGGCACCAGCGGCGCGGCTACGCCTCCGAAGCGGTGATCGCGCTCTGCGCCCACGGGATGTCGCAGCCTGGGGTGAAGCGGCTGCGCGCGACCATTCCGCGGGGCCATCGGGCGAGCGAACGCGTCGCGGAGCGCGCGGGACTCAAGCGGGTCGGCAAGGACTTCGACCCGGACGTGGGCCCGGTGGGGATCTTCGAGCTCTCGCACTAGCTCACTTGTCGAACAGTCGCTGGATCTCCGGCCCGTTGCTCGTGGTCTGCAGCCCGAGCATCAAGAGGATGCGCGCTTTCTGCGGCGACAGGTTGTCGGCGAAGATCGCCCCAGCCTCCTGCAGCGTCTTGCCGCCGCCCTGGAACCCGTAGTTCGGCAGGACGCGCCCGTTCCAGACGCGCGTGCTGATCACCACCGGAATCCCTTTCGAGATGACCTCCTTCACCGCTTCGAACATCGGCACGTTTATGTTCCCCCAGCCGAGCGCCTGGATCACGAGCCCTCGCGATCCAGCGGCCACGGCTGCCCGCACCAGCGCGCCGTCCGCGCCGCCGTACAGTTCGACGATGTCCACGCGCGGGAGGTGCTGGCCCTCTTGCACGCGGAGCGCCACGTGCTGGCGGCGCACCGGGGCGCGGTAGAAGATCACGCGGTCATTCTCCGCCACCCCAAGGAACCCGAAGTCTCCGGATTTGAACGTCTCCACGTCGGAGGTGTGCGTCTTCACCGCCTCGCGCGCGGCGTTGATCTGGTTGTTGAGCGCGATCATCGATCCCATCCGCCGCGCACCTGGAGCAACGCAGATGCGCGCCGCGTTGAGGAGGTTTCGGGGGCCGTCGAAATCCTTCTCGCTCGCGTTCCGTTGGGCGCCGATCAGCACGACGGGCTTTTCGCTGTCGACGGTGAGGTCGAGGAACCACGCCGTTTCCTCCAGCGTGTCGGTGCCGTGCGAGACGATCACGCCGGCG includes the following:
- a CDS encoding branched-chain amino acid transaminase; its protein translation is MTWRRRAKSARRCIRCYPQPDGRGAIFRLREHVRRLFESAKICLMEMPFTKEQVFESCKQVMVANKMNEGYLRPIAYYADGLMGVGAVNPVRLCIATWYWGAYLGDEGLKKGIRVKISSYTRMHMNSDPTRAKVTGHYLNGVLAKREALMAGYDEAILLDQQGYVGEATGENVFLVRDGVLYTPPVAGGILEGITRESILRIAKDKGIPVEERRFSRDYLYCGDEAFMCGTAAEITPVREVDDRRIGAGEMGPITREIQATFFRAVRGLEPRYAEWLTPVDAPAQAEANGKRAVAR
- a CDS encoding PH domain-containing protein, producing MVSPRGREALAPETFRPWMALRTVVMGAATLWIAVFLALALMQGATRSSFFSAAFFVVLFTACSFFYNRLAFTVTDTGLTVRTVAAERTVSFSDILRVDVVPGLLGTSYAVRTRLGSLTFSSLLAGHQRLCDLIVRGARLS
- a CDS encoding CarD family transcriptional regulator, which codes for MQTFKVGDKAVYPGQGVGEVMGIEHKDIAGQRQSFYVLKIMENGMKILIPINKVGSVGLRSLIDEKAVNKVYTILKQKDISVDSATWNRRYREYMEKIKTGSVFEIAEVLRDLYLLKFDKDLSFGERKMLDTARNLLIKELSLAKGVNEDDIEGDLKTIFNC
- a CDS encoding bifunctional [glutamate--ammonia ligase]-adenylyl-L-tyrosine phosphorylase/[glutamate--ammonia-ligase] adenylyltransferase; the encoded protein is MLHSGAVHGTSRTQPAPGWEDADRAERLGARIPAETGLPAAELLALCAASADPDGALAGSVRALSSRKDRYGGAASRKALAPLVRISAASRFLAQIIAARPRLLDLLASSQFPERPAPLRASRCKDGVSFARRLRAHKQVEMLRIALNDLSGASIPDVTRDLSRLAERAFEAAVQFHYRRLCALHGPPAERSAGGPSGFCVLGMGKLGGEELNFSSDADVLYVYDKDGRTQGANPIDHFAFYARLAEAVTASVGSPGATPEGGFVFRVDLDLRPEGRSGPIVNAIRGLELYYESQGAAWERFALLKARPIAGDLDAGEDALRRLVPFVFRKYFDLKAIDEMRQLKARAEKEAARAPGIDLKLGRGGIREIEFFVQALQLLHGGRDPNLRVRGTMKALDRLLYAGLISSRDRDELAEAYVVLRRLEHRVQMLAERQTHSMPEDVRENQRLARRTGYQDASAMSADLALHRSRVEARFKDLLRVASGSGPSEDPRAAAAADPDATPEQRAAALAELGFDQPDASAEELARLAQKRGTPFQQAQPLGAALVTELAAAPDPDQALRHLADLYGGPVHPHATSELLAQSPRTTRLLISLFGSSDYLSRQLLTHPELIDQLVLRGAAALVRERADLRDDLANRLRPLSPLDVEAALTELRRFRNEEVLRIALHDVAGALAVEAEIEKRYGKRDAEMVVLALGKLGGRELGYHSDLDLLFLYSSAGEHGANHEYFARIAQKLISHLTLPLREGFLYRIDTRLRPSGSAGPLVVSFDALASYHGREARLWERQALLRLRPVAGDEALFERAFAQVIEPSVYRPIDRAAAAKELLSMRERIEREIADESPGRYNSKLGRGGLVDVEFAVQFLQLAHGADDPQIRSANTPQALGLLLEHGHLAAQDHAPLARGYRFLRRLESRLRIVRDRSVDRLPEGGAELLRLARRMGYSGPRAGDDLLSDYQRTAAGIRQAFLRVLGAA
- a CDS encoding patatin-like phospholipase family protein, producing the protein MTCFPTTSARRPASARPSCASWEPHERRARAHLRMTLLQERFAEVGPVTAMEAQLARAAVAARGRLDERDETAIRYALALSRCWHVRAPDGRDVAVAAILRPFREQLVQVLWPLLDPQRPMLAAPHELLPAARESYRIATAALEQVAQQLGHRLPADRLDREVRERHLVLVCGGGGGTGYVHLAAFALLEAAGLQPALIAGSSMGAILGLFRARERRFDLARIPEILQDLTYRKIFRLVPQPSVYGLPGPLRLHLRAAIGHWFRHPDGSPVRMSDLPIPLLVTVTGIRRGKLPRPLEEYESMLGVPDPDPSRWGVRALHRNVQRLTAAISELARIPRITTRLVFGASEETRQADAIDAAGFSASVPGVIHYDVLRDDPRMRELLDGLLERHDLLRLCDGGVVDNVPVRTAWQHVQRAGLPGSGSRNVVIFALDGFAPRLMTPLWLPLQSVAAPAVTRNRPYAHVYKAFRKTLSPLALLPSQRALQSVVRSAKEELLDELPTLQRLLAPIPPLPS
- a CDS encoding DNA internalization-related competence protein ComEC/Rec2; translation: MFGRKGFSGEGGVGVRPLLVASAAFLAGAYFGISSQWWWAFAALPFASWRPARAAALGLALGLLRGAAQEQPSSFALTEDFEGTVVAPGIVRVPEGLISLRLRGLAVHRGDRARFFGQVHVPPGRLNPGGRDRRAQLAASGIGVEGSAEVVEVLQPGPRIWRWFDELRARFSERAAATCTSKERAALVTALAVGDRTGLSREVEDEMAASGLVHLLASSGLHLAVVALLVRELARRAWLRTPWADRMGAGVAAAAAALPFAAFEVLLLGSPWPAIRAGTGACVGLLGSALARRPDSLTTLAFAAATCAAVDPAAAHDLALQLSIAGIAGLILLARPIRDLLPLPLPPTGARWWRRFLEHLLGLACATAAAALCTAPLLAAAFHRLSLVSVAANALGLLPGLAAIPIATLLVPFDLVILWWIADVLAGATLAASHFFASLPFATIVIAAPGLLACLLWYGGVALCTRRSFRFALVPWALLALVAGMRAALASARNGMTITFLAVGQGDSAVVQFPGGASMLIDAGGDLRWPGKFDPGARDVVPALAELGIRRLDVVVLTHPHPDHAGGLLTVLDRMPVGELWMTPERDAIASAVRTRAAERRIPVRDPHDRVLGGVRIEVASRFEPEWSLNDNSIVLRLVHGDVAALFAGDVEALAEADLAQGTAEIRAQLLKAPHHGSRTSSTEAFLRRVAPAFTVYSVGAGNRFGFPNEEVLVRTPGQHFLTATGAIVAESDGRTLRVASWR